In a single window of the Nicotiana tomentosiformis chromosome 10, ASM39032v3, whole genome shotgun sequence genome:
- the LOC138899822 gene encoding uncharacterized protein, translated as MEREAKYKEEESISEPLRAMRKQMKNLQAARGRESLDYEDLRIYPNVDMPIGHKPSMFDTFDGIGDPHTHLRAYCDKLVGVGRNEKLRMKLFIRSFTGEALTWYTRRDPRNWREWQDMAEDFMNCLRYNIKITLDRFALVNLQKKSSESFQEYAR; from the coding sequence ATGGAGAGGGAAGCTAAGTATAAGGAGGAGGAATCGATATCTGAGCCATTACGAGCAAtgagaaaacaaatgaagaaccttCAGGCCGCTCGAGGGAGAGAAAGTCTAGACTATGAGGATCTGCGTATTTATCCCAATGTGGACATGCCAATAGGGCACAAACCTTCAATGTTTGATACCTTTGATGGGATAGGTGATCCCCACACACATTTGAGAGCCTACTGCGATAAGCTAGTTGGAGTAGGAAGAAACGAGAAGTTAAGAATGAAGTTGTTCATAAGGAGTTTTACAGGGGAAGCACTTACTTGGTACACTCGTCGAGATCCTCGAAACTGGAGGGAGTGGCAGGATATGgcagaggatttcatgaattgcttGCGgtacaacataaaaattactctCGATAGGTTCGCATTAGTAAACTTGCAGAAGAAGTCGTCTGaatcattccaagaatatgcacgtTGA
- the LOC117278093 gene encoding uncharacterized protein → MHDFLMSKEFELWDIFLYGPKVPLARNKKGEETSPRASQQYIDEDVKAIKKNAEDKMIILYGIGPNEYNRISTCINAKQIWDALENAHACSDQLSKVNEISEAWDLESLSIDYLIGKLKTYELKKHQDHEMDEPRKDKNLVLKATEMI, encoded by the exons ATGCATGACTTTTTGATGAGCAAAGAGTTTGAGCTTTGGGATATTTTCCTATATGGTCCTAAGGTTCCACTGGCAAGGAATAAGAAGGGAGAAGAAACTAGTCCTAGAGCCAGCCAACAatacattgatgaagatgtcaaaGCTATTAAGAAAAATGCCGAGGACAAAATGATAATATTATATGGCATTGGACCTAATGAGTATAATCGAATTTCTACATGTATAAATGCTAAGCAGAtttgggatgccttggaaaatgcTCATGCATGTTCAGATCAG TTAAGTAAAGTTAATGAAATTTCTGAAGCTTGGGATCTTGAGTCGCTGAGCATAGATTATCTCATTGGAAAATTAAAGACCTATGAGCTAAAGAAACATCAAGATCATGAGATGGATGAACCTCGTAAGGATAAGAACCTGGTTCTCAAAGCCACTGAAATGATTTAA